actcctcccccagcccccaccccaccaTTTTGGGGGGTCCCCGGACCCCCACGGGGGCCATGATGGAACCGACGGGCTGCTGCGAGCGGGTGGCCATCAACGTGGCCGGCCGGCGCTTCGAGACCCTGGGCCGGACGCTGCGGCGCTTCCCCGACACCCTCCTCGGGGACCCCCGGCGGCGCCGGCGCTTCTTCGACCCCCAGCGCCGCGAGTATTTCTTCGACCGGCACCGGGGAGCCTTCGGCGCCGTCCTCTACTACTACCAGTCCGGGGGGAGGCTGCGCCGCCCGCCCGACGTCCCCTTGGACGTCTTCTTGGAGGAGCTGAGGTTCTACCAGCTGGGCGCCGAGGCTGAAGGCCGGGTGCGCGAGGCCGAAGGCTTGGGCACGGAGGTGGTGAGGCCGCTGCCCCGGGGCCGCCTGCGCCGCCGCGCCTGGCTGCTGTGCGAGCACCCCGAGAGCTCGCCCGCCGCCCGCGCCGTCGCCCTGCTCTCCGTCCTCGTCATCCTAGTCTCCATCGTCGTCTTCTGCCTGGAGACCCTGCCTCAGTtccggggcgggggggaggcggCCGCGCAGGTGAGTGGGCGCAAGGGGAGGCGGTGGCCTCGTTGTGATCCTCGTCCTCGTtgtcttctccttcctcatccTCGTTGTGCTCTTTATCCCCATCCTCGTGCTCTCCTTCTTCGTCTTGTgttcctcatcctcatcctcattgTCCTCTTCATCCTTGTTCCTCCTTGTCCTCCCTGGCCTCATCCTCATTGTCCTATCCATCCTCATCCCCATTGTCCTCTACATCCTCATCCTTGTTGTCCtctccttcctcatcctcctcgtTTTCCTCATTCTCATCTTCATTGTCCTCCCTGGCCTCATCCTCgttgttttctccttcctcatcctccttgTGTaccccatcctcatcctcctcgTGTTCCTCATCCTCATTTTCATCGTCCTTCCTGGCCTCACCCTCCTTGTCctccccatcctcatcctcgTCCTCTTTGAGTCCTTTATCCTCATCCTCCTTGTCTTCCCCGTCTTCATCCTCTTTGTGTTCCTTATCCTCATCTTCGTTGTCCTCCTTGGCCTCATCCTCCTTGTGTTCCCCATCCTCTTTTTCATTGTCTTCTCCATCCTCGTCCTCTTTGAGTCCTTCATCCTCATCCTCGCCCTCCCCACCCTTACCATCATCTTCCCCATCTTCCCCATCATCCTCTTTCACTTCTTCTCAGCCTCCCCCTTttactcctcctcctccttgacctcatcttcatcatcctccctctcagcctcctttccGCCACCATCCTCAGCATCTTCCTCATTCTTCTCGACCTCCTCTTCTTCATCAGCCTCCTTTTTAaccttattttctcatttttttggtTCTCAGTCTCATCCTTTCCATCGCCATCCTTTTCGATCTGCTCAGCGCCGTCACCACCACCATTCTCACCTCAACTTCACTTCATTTCCTCAACTTCCTCCCCCTTTCCACCATCATCTTCATCGCCTTTCTTCCTCCCGAGCTCTCCCTCATCATCCTCGCTGTCAGCGCTCTCTTTTCCCGTCTTGTGATcgtttttcatcattttcttgttGCCCTCGTTAGGCTCTCgttacatttttattcaccGTTTTCACGTTCTTTCATAATTTCTCTTCATCCATTTCGCAATTGGCCCTGTCCCTGTTTTTccactcttcctcctcctcctcttcctcctcctcctccttttcttcctcatctttgttctgctttcctaCTGTTCCTGGTtatccttctccttttcctcctccttccttccttgttctCATCGTTctcatcttcatcttcctcgttgtcctcttcctcctcctgggaCCCCAAGACTTTGGTGGGCCCTGACCCCAATTAACCGGTAGCTGGGTGGGCTTCAACCCCAATTAACCAACACTGGGAGGGGACCCCAATGTCTGGGTGGGCTCTGACACCCCGTAACCCATCCTATGGGGGAGACC
This genomic window from Oxyura jamaicensis isolate SHBP4307 breed ruddy duck chromosome 22 unlocalized genomic scaffold, BPBGC_Ojam_1.0 oxy22_random_OJ69234, whole genome shotgun sequence contains:
- the LOC118158211 gene encoding potassium voltage-gated channel subfamily A member 7-like, whose product is MMEPTGCCERVAINVAGRRFETLGRTLRRFPDTLLGDPRRRRRFFDPQRREYFFDRHRGAFGAVLYYYQSGGRLRRPPDVPLDVFLEELRFYQLGAEAEGRVREAEGLGTEVVRPLPRGRLRRRAWLLCEHPESSPAARAVALLSVLVILVSIVVFCLETLPQFRGGGEAAAQVSGRK